A region from the Cannabis sativa cultivar Pink pepper isolate KNU-18-1 chromosome 9, ASM2916894v1, whole genome shotgun sequence genome encodes:
- the LOC115722546 gene encoding uncharacterized protein LOC115722546 — translation MAGILVCHCDGHGPTLLLPNSPRKTNTLLCNYSAQNLTFVRGQKLLKDLSTWGIGGPCNYFTQVFHPTQLLSAIRYCHDHRLRFMIIGKGSNCLFDDLGFDGCVILNRMEWMEMKEVGVYKVGSGYRFNRLGMQCSNEGFTGLEFAAGIPGTVGGAAYMNAGANGQETANVVESIDVVTIDGKLQRFERADLMFGYRSSPFQRMPNLAAIVAVTFRLQSSTISRTKLQQYLERRRASQPIGERSAGSVFRNPSDLGIGAGELIEKAGLKGFRVGGAMISKLHANFFINANGSTSQDMLDLIAVAKDKVYQKFGVELKEEVLYVNPSKAAS, via the exons ATGGCGGGGATCCTTGTCTGCCACTGCGATGGGCATGGACCTACCCTTCTCCTTCCAAACTCACCACGAAAGACAAACACTCTTCTGTGCAACTACAGTGCACAAAACTTAACATTCGTTCGAGGACAAAAGCTCTTGAAAGATCTCTCCACTTGGGGAATTGGCGGCCCTTGTAATTACTTTACCCAAGTTTTCCATCCCACCCAACTCCTTTCTGCTATCAG ATATTGCCATGACCATCGGTTAAGGTTCATGATAATTGGCAAAGGCTCAAATTGTCTGTTTGATGATTTGGGATTTGATGGGTGTGTTATTCTGAATCGGATGGAGTGGATGGAGATGAAGGAGGTTGGAGTATACAAAGTTGGAAGTGGTTACAGATTCAATCGTTTGGGGATGCAATGCTCCAATGAAGGATTTACAGGCCTTGAGTTTGCTGCTGGCATTCCTGGGACTGTGGGTGGAGCCGCTTACATGAATGCTGGAGCAAATGGCCAG GAGACAGCTAATGTTGTTGAGAGCATCGATGTTGTAACTATTGATGGGAAGTTGCAAAGATTTGAAAGAGCTGATCTCATGTTTGGCTACCGTTCATCTCCCTTTCAAAGGATGCCAAACTTGGCAGCCATTGTTGCTGTCACATTTCGGCTGCAGAGCTCAACAATATCGAGGACAAAGCTTCAACAATACTTAGAGAG AAGAAGAGCATCTCAACCAATCGGAGAAAGAAGTGCCGGATCAGTCTTTAGGAATCCATCAGATTTGGGTATTGGAGCTGGAGAGTTGATTGAAAAAGCTGGACTTAAAGGTTTTAGAGTGGGAGGGGCAATGATATCAAAACTTCATgcaaattttttcattaatgctAATGGCTCAACATCTCAAGATATGCTTGACCTCATTGCTGTTGCTAAGGACAAGGTTTATCAGAAATTTGGTGTAGAGCTCAAGGAAGAAGTTTTATATGTTAATCCCAGTAAAGCTGCTTCATAA
- the LOC115722547 gene encoding protein ABA DEFICIENT 4, chloroplastic: protein MTSFCIGHSSISSKIDILEKRIKPWHNDRVDQRFALSLRSNSTKLFGQQVVTKRAHLHGDWSFKGGSRVIVRPKPERFVLYQKVSGINASWLANSQIAHSVFGLGTVAVLPFYTLMVVAPKSELTKKSMQSSIPYVMLGLLYAYLLYLSWTPETIGMIFTSKYLLPELPGIAKMFSSEMTLASAWIHLLAVDLFAARQVFHDGQENDIETRHSVSLCLLFCPIGILTHFITKALTRNSVGKSGHHGMH, encoded by the exons ATTGACATCTTGGAAAAGCGTATAAAACCCTGGCATAATGATAGAGTGGATCAAAGGTTTGCTCTTTCACTCCGAAGTAATAGCACTAAACTCTTTGGCCAACAAGTTGTCACAAAGAGGGCTCACTTACATGGGGATTGGAGTTTCAAAGGAGGATCAAGAGTTATTGTTAGACCTAAACCTGAGAGATTTGTTCTATATCAGAAAGTCTCTGGAATTAATGCCTCAT GGTTGGCAAATTCTCAAATTGCTCATAGTGTTTTTGGCTTGGGAACAGTAGCAGTTCTCCCCTTTTATACTCTCATGGTTGTAGCTCCTAAATCTGAATTG ACAAAAAAATCTATGCAAAGCAGCATACCGTACGTGATGCTTGGTCTTCTATATGCATATCTACTATACCTATCTTGGACGCCTGAAACGATAGGCATGATTTTCACAAGCAAATACTTGCTGCCAGAG CTGCCAGGTATAGCAAAGATGTTCTCCAGTGAGATGACTCTGGCTTCTGCTTGGATTCATTTGTTGGCTGTTGATCTCTTTGCTGCAAG GCAAGTGTTTCACGACGGACAGGAAAACGATATAGAGACCAGGCACTCGGTTTCTCTTTGCCTGCTCTTTTGTCCCATTGGAATTCTCACCCATTTCATAACCAAAGCTCTTACCAGAAATAGTGTTGGAAAATCCGGCCATCACGGCATGCATTAA